The Sphingomonas aliaeris genome segment AGGATGTCGGTGCGCGGCTGCGGCTGTCGAACGTGGACCGTCGTCGCTTGATCGCCGCTACCGAACCGGATGCGGGGGACGAGGCCCGCGCGCTGCACTATCGGCTGGGCGAGACGTTGGCGGCGGATCGTCTGCTGCTGTCCGATCGCCCGATCGACGACGCCCGCGCGCTGACCGGGTTCACCACGCAGAACTTCCCGATCAAGGGCGGCGACCTCGTCGCGCGCGGGGTCGGCAAGGGGCCGGACGTGGCGCGCCTGTTGCGCGTGGTGGAAAGCCAGTGGGTTGCCGAGGGCTTTCCCGATGCCGAACGGACCAACGCGATTGCCGACGCGGCGGTCGCTCAGTGGTTGGTGGCGAGCAGGTAGGTGTAGGCAGCGTCCGCCTCCAGCGGTCGCGCGAAACTATAGCCCTGTCCGTAGGTGCAGCCGAGCGCGGCGAGCGTCTGGGCGAGTTCGTTCGTCTCGATCCCCTCCGCCGTGGTCTTCATGCCCAGGGCGGATGCGAGGCTCAGGATCGCGCGGACGATCGACACCTTGTCGCGATCGGCCAGCATGCCGGTGATGAAGCTGCGATCGATCTTCAGCACGTCGATCGGCAGCTTCTGGAGATAGGCGAGGTTCGAATAACCGGTGCCGAAATCGTCCATCGCGATCGTCGTGCCCAGCCCCTTCAGCGCATGCATGATCGCCGCGATGCGATCCGGGTCAGTCACCAGCGCGCTTTCGGTCAGTTCCAGCGTGAAGCGCCGCCCGTCGAGACCGTTCGCGCTCAGCGCACGCTCAACCAGGATCGGAATGCGATCACGCTGCAACTGGATCGCGGACAAATTGACGGCCAGCTTCACGCCGCAATCGCCGCCGAATCTGGTATCCCAACCAGCCAGCGTCGTCGCCGCCTCGTCGATCGCCCAGCGCCCGAGCGGTACGATCAGCCCCGATTCTTCGGCCACGGGAATGAAATCGTTCGGGGAATGCGCGCGTCCATCCTCGTCGGTCCAGCGCGCGAGCGATTCGAATGCGACGATTCGCCCCGTCGCGAGATCGCAGATCGGCTGGTAGGTCAGCCGCATCATCCCGTTCTCGATCGCGCGGCGCAGCGCGGTTTCCATGCCGAACTGTTCGCGCGCGATATCGAATTGCTGGATCTGATAGGCTTCGGGGCGACCGCTGATCTTCGAGCGTTTCACTGCAAACTGCGCGTGCCGGATCAATTCCTCAGCATCGTCCATCTCGGTCGATCCGAACGCGATCCCGATCGAACAGGACACCTTGATCTCGAAATCCGTCAGGCGGAAGGGCGTGGCCAGCGCGCCTTCGATCCGCTTGGCGACATGCTGCGCATCGCCCGGCCCGTCCTCCAGCGTCAGCAGGATGCCGAA includes the following:
- a CDS encoding putative bifunctional diguanylate cyclase/phosphodiesterase, producing the protein MVTPRPLNLFRKKLPTPVDGPAPYAPDQAISTATINLLPIPAAIITHVDQVFVLHAHNDRFRLAGLGVSSDQSPFIEIFGAEIADFLDSDSLQRECDWAFGESIDCRHYRVTIARVQRNELRRCLVTFVDHTSELRTEHNLRREMMTDSLTGLPNRAGFSDRLEGLMAVPAERASYAVMVLDLDRFSRVNACLGSMAGDELLITLARRLKGALRAHDVLARTGGDEFGILLTLEDGPGDAQHVAKRIEGALATPFRLTDFEIKVSCSIGIAFGSTEMDDAEELIRHAQFAVKRSKISGRPEAYQIQQFDIAREQFGMETALRRAIENGMMRLTYQPICDLATGRIVAFESLARWTDEDGRAHSPNDFIPVAEESGLIVPLGRWAIDEAATTLAGWDTRFGGDCGVKLAVNLSAIQLQRDRIPILVERALSANGLDGRRFTLELTESALVTDPDRIAAIMHALKGLGTTIAMDDFGTGYSNLAYLQKLPIDVLKIDRSFITGMLADRDKVSIVRAILSLASALGMKTTAEGIETNELAQTLAALGCTYGQGYSFARPLEADAAYTYLLATNH